A segment of the Brevibacterium zhoupengii genome:
CCTCAGAGAATGCGTAGCGTCCGATGACGAAGTGTGCCTGCGTGTGAACCACATCGGGCCGCAGAGTGTCGAGGAGACGGGAGAGCTCCGGTTTCGTCTCCCACGGCATGCAGATGGTCCAGGTGGGGTGCAGGGGCCACCGATGTGAGGTCATGCGGTGGACGGTGACACCGGCCTCGGTGCTTACCGAGGCCTTGCCGGTTGCCGAGGGGCAGGCGACGTGAACATCATTGCCGCGGGCAGCAAGCCCCGCAGCCAGACGTTCCGCGAACTTCGCGGCACCATTGACCTCGGGAGCGTAGGTCTCTGTCGGGATGAGAATACGGCGGGCTGGGGTGTGGCTGTGGGCGGACAGGATTCAACTCTCCTCGGTGTCGGTCAACTGGTCTGTGCGACGAGCAACTCGACGCTGGTGTTCTCGATCTTTGACATCGGGGTGATACCGCGACAATACAACGACGCCCAGACAGGCGACCAATCCGGTGGCTGCGATCACGACGATGAGCCAGACCGGAGCCGCCGAGGCTTCACCGAGGACGACCGAACCAAGGATCACAGCACCGATCGGGTCGACGACAGTCAGTCCGGCGATGACCATCTCCGGGGGACCGGCTGCATAGGCATTCTGCACGAACCAGGATCCGAGCGCCGTCGCCGCGACGAGTCCGACGACGTTGAGCCACGTGACCTGGTCAAGCCCTGCACGCAGCAGCTGGACGCTGACGAGGTGGGTATTGGTGGCCACACACGCGAACAGCAGGCCTGCAGCCATGATGAGGACAAGCTGTGGCGCGCTCCGGAAGAAGAGCATGATGGACAGACCAGCGGCGACGACGACAGTGGTGATCCAGAACAGCGGCAGCGCGTCAGATCCCAGATGCACCTCTGTCCGAGCCGTGGTGGCTGAAAGCGCGACGAAGATGGTCACCCCCACGGTGCACCAGACGACTGCCTGCACGAGACGTCGATTGACCTTGAGGCCACGATGGCGCACTCCCAGAAGTACAGACACGATGAGGGAGAAGGCACCGACTGGTTGGACGACCATGACAGGAGCCAGCGCCAGAGCGACGATATTGCCGACAGTGCCCAGGCCGGTGATGACCAGTCCGATCAGCCATTTCCTGTTGCTCAGCAGCTCTTTGAAATGAGCCCAGCTCAGCCCGTTGTGGGAGTTGTTCTGACCTGCGACGGCTTCATGTTGGTACAGCGCCCCATAGGCCAGTGCCACCGCCGCAAGGACAGCGAGGGCGATTGCCACTATGGTCACGTGCACTACTTCCGCTGCGTGGATGGAGGAGAGGAATCCCTTTGATTTTACAGTGCCGGCACCTCGCCGAGGTGGTTGTTGACTGAGTTTGTCCTGACTGTACGGATTCCACGGTATCCGGTGGTGGGGTTAACCGGAACTGTGAGCTAAAGCACTGTTGTCCGCTTTGTCGCAGGCCTCGGGTCTTTGCTAAGCTGACACAACGTGCGCAGGCAACTGCGACTTTCCTCCGTAGCTCAGTTGGCAGAGCATTCGACTGTTAATCGAAGGGTCGCTGGTTCGAGCCCAGCCGGGGGAGCAGCTCAGGCCCCGTCCATTTGGACGGGGCCTTTGTCGTGCTCGCGAGCCGCGGCAGACAGCGTCTTCGAGCGATAGGCGCTCGAGGACTGGGAATAGTTGATCGATCAAGTAGGTTGTCTCGGGTATGAAGGCATTCGGGTTCTTGAGTTTCGGTCACTACGGGTCGGGAAGCGCTCCAGGGGAGTACGGGGCGAAGGAAGCGCTGCAGCAAGCAGTCGAGATCGGTGTCGGAGCCGACGATCTCGGCGTCAACGGCGCCTATTTCCGAGTTCATCACTTCGCTGAACAGGCGGCTTCGCCGATGCCGTTGTTGGCAGCGATCGCTGCCAAGACCTCTCGAATCGAAGTCGGTACCGGCGTCATCGATATGCGCTAGCGCATGTCGAGGCTGTAGCATCAGTTTCATGAAGACAGTTGCTGCCTACGTGCGGATCTCGATGGACGTCTCGGGTGAGAGGTGGGGCGTCGAGACGCAGCGCCGAAAGATCAATGAACTGTCCAACGCCCGCGACTGGCAGATCGCGGCGTGGTATGAGGACAACGATGTGTCGGCGTCGAAACCGCGCGGTCCGCAGTCGGACTGGGTGCGGATGCTCCGAGACGCCGAGGCAGGCCGTTTCGAGCTGGTGGTCGCCGTGGATGTGGATCGGCTCCTGCGCTCGACACGCGACATGAACGATCTCATCGACACAGGCGTGAACTTCGCGACTGTGGACGGCGAGATCGACGCTTCGACGGCGGACGGCGAGATGCGGGCATCGTTCCTCGCGATGCTCGCCCGATTCGAAACGCGCCGGAAGTCCGAGCGGCAGCTCAGGTCCAACGAGCGACGAAGGGCCGAGGGCATCCCTGTATCAGCCTGGACGCCGTTCGGCTGGACGAAGGACGGGAAGGTCATCCCCGAGCAGGCGGCGGCGGTGCGGAAGGCGTTCGATGACTTTCTCGGCGAGCCGTCGGTGTCGATCCGTCGCATCCGCGAGGATCTAAACATCGCAGGGCACCGCACGGCCCGCGGGTCGGAGTTCTCCGCCGATGCGGTGAGGTACCTGCTGGCGAATCCGCTCTACGCTGGCTTCATTGAGAAGCACACGACCGGTGAACTGTACCCGGTCAAGGGTGATGCGTTCCCGCCCATCGTCAGGGAGCAGACGTGGCGGGCGGCCGTGGCGAAGCTGGAGGACAACGTGCGGAGGTCGGCGAGGCAGGGCAACCAGCCGAAGCACCTCCTGTCTACCATCGGGCTGTGCGGGAAGTGTGAGGGGACGCTTGTGTCGGGGACGAACAGCCGCGGCCTGCCGACCTACAGGTGCGGTGCGCACTTCCACCTCTCTCGCCAGCGCGAACCCGTGGATGCGATGGTCACGGAGGCCGTGCTCACGCGGTTGTCGTCGGTGGACGTACACGACCTGGTGGTGCCAGTCGATGACGACGGCCCGAACCGCGAGGAGCTACTGTCTGAGCGGAACGCGCTGGTGGAGCGGGTGAAGGAGCTGAGCCCGCTGCTGGGCGACGTGAGCCAGCCCGTCCTCGAGATTACCGGGGCCATCAATGACGTGAAGGCCCGCATCGATGAGATCGACGGGGAGTTGCTCGACCGTTCGGTGTCGGTGGTGGCGAAGCTGCTGGCCGACGTGGACGATCCGGTTGGTACCGCGGAGCGCCGGGCTGCTGTCGAGCTGAGATGGGAGGCTCTCGACATGGATCGCCGCCGGATGCTCGTGGACGAGCTGATGACAGTGACCGTCGAGCCAATCAGTCCTGGTCATGTGCGGTTCGACCCCGACCTTATTCGGATAGAGCCTCGTCGCGACTGACTCATTACTCGACTCACCATTGCAATGGTGAGTCGAGTAATGGGAGAATGGTTGCAGAAGCGAATGGACGGCGCTTCGTGGTCCGCGGGGGCAGCGAAGTGGCACGTCCCCGGGCAGGTAAACGGAGTGAACCTCGCGTGAGTGAGGGTGCGACACCCCCGGTGAACTGAAAGCAACCCCCGACGGGCAGGCCACCGTCGAACGTCTGACCGAGAGGTCGCCGAGAGTGAGGGCTCTCGGAACTCCCGAAGATCTATCTTCGGGAGATTTTTATGTCCACGATGGACACTCTCACGGTCAAGGCCTCTCACCCTGACCTCGACCAGGACGAGAACCCGGTCATTCTCGACAGGGACCTCGATCCCGTCATCGCCGCCGCGCGTGCCGCTGGTCGCCTGGCTGGCAAGCGCCTCGCTCACACGCCCCTGACCCCGCGCCAGCGCGCCGTGGTCGCCTCCGTGCTGGGAGGTGGTGCCCGATGAGTGCTAATTCCGCCGCATTTGATCACGTCGCCGGGTTCCGCTGGCGTCAGGGCGACCCCACTCTCGCCGACGCCGAGGCCCGCCTCTGCGACCTCGGATTGCTCCGTTCGGTTCTGGAGGAGGTCGTCGAACTGACGGTCACCGACGCTCGCGCCGACGGCGTGACCTGGGCCAGGATTGGCGACGCCCTCGGCGTCACGCACCAGGCTGTCATCAAGCGCTACGGCAAGGGTGGTGGTCTCTGATGCGCGTCCGCATGCCCGGCTCCACCACCCTGACCCCCAACCGAGCGTGCGCAGCGCGCGAGGGCGGGAGCCTCCGACGTACTTCTCCCGTGAAGAGTTTCCGTACTCCTGCCACCAAATGGCGCGTAGCGTGTGTTCCTACGCACGGGGGGCTCAAGCTTGCCGATAGCCCCCCGTGCTACAACATGCCTGGTCAGATCGTGTTTCGGCATTGCTCTCAGTGCTATCTCGACGCCAGTCTCAGCCGTCTCAGCAGCACTTTCGACGCGCGCCATTACGCGCGCCATTTGATTGGGCATGCAGGTAATGGCGCGTGCTTCGGGCGGTGGTCGTGATGAACGACACCGCTACGAAGCACAGCGGTCCCAGCGGCCGGAAGCCGTCGGCGTACGTGACGTTCACGCAGCAGCTCAAGCCGGAGTTCTGGCCGGACTGGGATGTGGCGCTGATCTTGTCGGGCGACGTGCGCGCGATCGGCGAGGAGGTCGTGCGCCGGTACGAGGCCGTGGGTGGTGACTGCCAGGGGTTCTGGATCATCAAGCACGACAAGGACGTGCTTGCGGACGGATGCCCGAAGGACGATCACGTGCACGTGGTGCTCCAGCAGAGCCCCGGCCGGAAGGTCGAGGGGAAGCTCCAGTGCACCGCGATGGATCAGGCGTTCGGCTTCGGCGGCAAGAGCATCGTGAAGGGCCCGCCCCGTGGCGGTCGCATCGAGAACGCTCACGGCTATCTGATCCACGCCAAGGACCCGGACAAGCACCAGTACGGCGTCGAGGAAGTCATCTCGCTTCGAGGGAAGGACTACGCCGAGATCGAAGCTGAACACCGCGACGCCTGGGCTCGCCGCGCCGTGATCGGCCGTAAGGCCGCGATCCCGATGAAGGAGTGGGCGGAACTGGGCGACACACTCGTGCAGAAAGTGCTCGACGGCGAGGTCGATGAGCTGAACATCCTCCGCGATAAGACGCTGATGGATATCTACACGCGCAATGAGATGAAGGTGAACCTGGCGCTGAAGAACCGTGCCAAGCGCGAGATGCTCTTCGAAGTCGAGAAGCTCCGGGCTGGGGTTTTCCAGAAGACGGTCATTTGGGCGATGGGCGCGAGCGATCAGGGCAAGAGCTACTTGGTCGAGTCGATCGCCGCGGAGCTGTCGGCTTCGCTGGATTGGTCGGTTTTCCGCGCCACGGCGAAGAATGGACCGGACGACTACAACGGCGAGTCGATCTTCATGATGAACGAGCCGAGTTCGCGAGTCATGGAGTGGGCCGACTTCCTCCAGCTGCTCGATCCACGCCAGGCCGGCCCGATCTCGGCTCGCTACGCCAACAAGCGCGATGCGGCCCCGCGGCTGATCCTCATCGCCGTCGCGGTCGATCCCGTCGAGTTCGGATTCTTCGTTCCGGGCAAGCGCTCGTCTGGTGACTCCTTGGATCAGCTCGTGCGTCGCCTCACGCTGATGGTCGAGGCGCGCAAGGTCGACGGTGAGCCGCACTACACCGTGAGCACGGTTGGGGAGAATCTGCCCCGGGAGCGAGTGATTTCGATTCCCGGTGGCGTCGATAGCTCTCGTTCCGAGCGGGTGACGATTGGCTACGGGGAGTCCGTCACGATCAAGGACCTCGATCATGCCTCTGCCGTGGATGTTGTGCTGGGCGAGGTGGCGAAGAGGTCGCCCGACGCGGGTCTGGTGGTCGAGGAGGCGCGTCGATTCTCGGCTCACGCCGAGGACCAGCAGGCACGTTCGCTGCTCAGTGAGCTCGTGGCCCGTGGCGTCATCACCGGCGAGACGCCGGCACTCGCCAAAGGAGGTGCGGCATGAGCGCCGAACTCGATGCGCGCCTCCAGGGGGTCGAGGGGGACGCAGTCCCCTCGCAAGCAGGGCTGGAGGACACGAGCGTCAGCGAAGTGTCCGACAGGCCTACTGCTTGCCACCCTGGCGTACAGGTGGAGCAGCAGACCGACTCCCAGATGAAGACCGGTCGGGCTGATGCGGAGGCTGTGCGCCAGAGTCACGGCGGCGCGAAGCGTCGTCGTGGCAGCGGTGGGCGACTCGATACCCGCTTCGACGACGCCACGCTCGGGGCGCTTCGCACTCGTGCGGAGCGGCTCGGGCTGGCTCCGAGCACGTGGGTGCGGACCGTCGTGCGTGACGCGCTGCATGGCGCGCGGAGTGAGGAGCTGGACGCCGCCGTCGCGGCGCATCTGCTCGGGATCGAGGCGCGCGTGCAGGCGTCGGTGGATGCTCGCGAGCTGGCCGCCCAGGTGCGCCCGCTGGCGATCAACGTCAACGATTTGGACCGCCGCGCGCGGGCCGGTGAAGCGGTGGCGCTCTCCGCGGAGGTGCCAGAGCTGATCGAGCTGGTGCGCGAGGTCCGCGAGCTGCTCGGGGATCGGACGGCCTCATGAGCACCACGCGCTACAGCCCGAGCACCAGCGCCGCCGACACGGAGCGCTACATCCGGGGCAAGGAGGACGAGCGTGGGGTCGCGATCACGTGCGACGTGCCGGGAGGCCCCGGCGCGTTCGCTCGCCGCGCTCAGGCTCTGACGCAGAACACCAAGCGGAATGTCGAGGCGCTGCACTACCGCCAGTCGTTCAGCGACGAGGAGTTCGACCCGAAGAACCCGGAGGATGTGCAGCGGGTGAACGATCTGGGCTACCAGCTCGCGAAGAGGATGCACCCCGATTCGGACTGCCTTGTGGTGACGCACACCGATGGACGGGGCGGCAAGGCCCACAATCACGTCTTGGTCGTCAATCACAACAACAGGACCGGGAAGGCGCTCTCGGACTACCGCACGTTCCACGACCGCAAGGCCGGGAGCCAGCGGGGCGTGCAGTCGGTGAACGACGAGCTGATGCGCGAGCACGGGCTCTCAGTTGTGAAGACGCTGGAGTACGCGCCGAAGGACTGGGAGCTGCGTCGCGAGGATTTCGCCGAGGGCGGCCTCGACCGCGAGATGGGCGACCGGATGAGCGCCGCTTTGGCCGATCCCCGTGCGACGGACAAGGCCGGCCTCGAAGCCGTGATCGAAGATCAGAACCAGCAGCTCGGCGACGACGGCGACCGGGTGCCGCGGATGCGACTGCGCACGGCAGTCAGCAAGCGGGGCAAGAACGTCGGCAGGGAGACCTGGACGCTCTACATCGAGGACCGCAGGGGCGAGTCCGGGCGCGCCGAGCGCCGCAAGCGCACGAGCGCGCTCTCGGCGGACTTCACGCCGGAGGGCGCACAGGCGTTCTTAGACTACCACCAGCAGCAGGAGGAGCAGGAACATGAGCGCAGCGCTCGAGAGGCTGAAGCAGCAGAACGAGCAGAGCGGATCGCCGCAGCAGCTCGGCAGTGCCGAGACGACGGAGACCTTGAGCTCGATCCTCGCCGCCGCCGAGGCGCAGAACGCGAGGATCGACCGGCTGACCGAGGGGCAGAAGAAGCTCGCGGGCTTCGTGAAGGTCATGGACGAGGAGATGAGCAAGCAGATCGACCGGGCGTCGATCTCGCAGACGTCCGTCAGCACGTCGCCGCAGATCGAGAGTGTCGAGAGCAGGCTGAGCGAGATCGAGAACACGCTCGGCGAGTTCGTGCAGAGTCTCGACGGGAAGCGACTGAGTGCCGCCTCGCAGAGCTTGATCGTCGAGGCGCAGAAGAATCACGCGGCTACAGCCTCGGCGATTGAGAAGCTCCAGGCACAGGCCGACGAGAGCAAGGCTTTGGTGAGCAAGGTCGGCGGAGCCGTGCAGCGCATCGAGAAGCGGACCGAGGAGCGCGTGCAGAAGGCTGTCGAGCAGGTCACCGGGGAGGCCGGGCAGGTCGTCACGGCAAACCTCGACGCTTCGAACGAGCGGGCCGAGCAGATCATCGCGACGACTGCGCGGCTGGAGGCCCGTCAGCTGTGGTCGTCCGCCGCAGCGATGTGCCTCGTTCTCCTGCCAGTCGCTGTGATCGTCGCCGGGCTCTGGATGGCCGTCGCCGGGCTCATCACGGGCGCTCAGTGGGCGCTCGACGTGGACGGGAGTACGTGGCTCGGCATCGGGCGCTGGCTCGTGGTCGCCGTGGGCCTCGCCGGGCTTGGATATGGCTTCTTTGTGTCTATCCGCCGAGTCGCACAGATCGTAGGTACCTGGACGAAGCGACGGTAGCCCGGACCTGACCACGTTCGGCAAGGTGAGCCTGCGATCTGAGGGCACCGAGTAGTGAGGGGCCTACTCGATCGAGTTCGCACCTAGTAATGCTTTGACCTCCGCATACAGATCATTGGTTACCGACACTGGGTGGTTCGGAAGCGCGAAATGGACAATGCTCTGCGGCTTGCGCATCTTCAGATGGGTCGTCGTCTCTCCCGGATGCCTTGACAGAATCTCGCCGAGCTCGGTGACTCGCGGTTCCGTCGCCGCGTCTTCGGCGATGAGGATGGTGAACGGTCGATCGTGCCGGTCGATCATGGCATCGAGGACTTCGATGCCATCGGCATGGAGGCTGAGCCCCTCGTCGCGGATGCTCACTCGCCCGGTCACGGCGATGACTGCGTCCTGCTGGAGGGCGGATGAATACAGCTGGTGCGTCTTGCCCATCACCATGACGGTGACGTCAGCGCCGAGGTCTTCGACACGCGCAATCGCGTACGGGTTCCCGGAAGACTTGGCGAGACGCTGCTGGACCTGAGTGACCAGACCGGCAACGGTGATCCGCTGACCGTCCTTGGGCGGTCTCTCGCCCAGGAGCTGCTCGATTGCATGGGTCGATCGTTTCTCAAGCTGCTGTTTGAGCCCGGTGAGCGGATGGTCGGAGACATACAGGCCGAGCATGTCGCGCTCGTGGCTGAGCTTCTCGAGCCTCCCCCACTCGGGGAGAGCAGGAACTTCGGCCACAACATCATCGAACCCACTATCTTCAGTCCCCGCGAACAGGTCGTACTGCCCGCGCGCTTCTTCCCGTTTTACGGATGTCGCAGCGTCGACGGACTCCTTGTGGATGCTGACGAGAGCGCGTCGAGAATGGCCGTACTCGTCGAACGTGCCTGCCTTGATCAGCGATTCGACCGTCCGCTTGTTGGACGCCTCCTGCGGCACTCTCCGGAGGAAGTCGTGGAACCCTTCGAATGGACGATCCTTCCGTGTGCGCACTATCTGTTCGACCACGTTGCTACCCACGTTGCGGATTGCCTCCAGGCCGAAGCGGATGTCTTCGCCGACGGCGGCGAAGTACCGGATCGACTCGTTGACGTCGGGAGGGAGGACGCGGAGGCCCATCCTGCGGGTCTCCCCGAGATAGAGCGCCATCTTGTCGCGGTTCTCGCCGACGCTGGTCAGCAGAGCAGCCATGTACTCGGCTGGGTAGTGAGCCTTGAGGTAGGCCGTCCAATAGCTGAGGAGCCCATAGGCGGCGGAGTGAGCCTTGTTGAAGGCATAGTCGGAGAACGGCAGGAGGATATCCCACAGGGTCGTGATCGCGTCCTCGCTGTAGCCGTTCGCGCGCATCCCGGATGAGAACCCCTCGAACTGCTTGTCCAGCTCGGCCTTCTTCTTCTTACCCATTGCGCGGCGCAGGAGGTCTGCTTGACCGAGCGTGAAGCCGGCCAGAACCTGAGCAATGGTCATGACCTGCTCCTGGTAGACAATGAGGCCG
Coding sequences within it:
- a CDS encoding DMT family transporter, with amino-acid sequence MTIVAIALAVLAAVALAYGALYQHEAVAGQNNSHNGLSWAHFKELLSNRKWLIGLVITGLGTVGNIVALALAPVMVVQPVGAFSLIVSVLLGVRHRGLKVNRRLVQAVVWCTVGVTIFVALSATTARTEVHLGSDALPLFWITTVVVAAGLSIMLFFRSAPQLVLIMAAGLLFACVATNTHLVSVQLLRAGLDQVTWLNVVGLVAATALGSWFVQNAYAAGPPEMVIAGLTVVDPIGAVILGSVVLGEASAAPVWLIVVIAATGLVACLGVVVLSRYHPDVKDREHQRRVARRTDQLTDTEES
- a CDS encoding LLM class flavin-dependent oxidoreductase; this encodes MKAFGFLSFGHYGSGSAPGEYGAKEALQQAVEIGVGADDLGVNGAYFRVHHFAEQAASPMPLLAAIAAKTSRIEVGTGVIDMR
- a CDS encoding recombinase family protein, with the protein product MKTVAAYVRISMDVSGERWGVETQRRKINELSNARDWQIAAWYEDNDVSASKPRGPQSDWVRMLRDAEAGRFELVVAVDVDRLLRSTRDMNDLIDTGVNFATVDGEIDASTADGEMRASFLAMLARFETRRKSERQLRSNERRRAEGIPVSAWTPFGWTKDGKVIPEQAAAVRKAFDDFLGEPSVSIRRIREDLNIAGHRTARGSEFSADAVRYLLANPLYAGFIEKHTTGELYPVKGDAFPPIVREQTWRAAVAKLEDNVRRSARQGNQPKHLLSTIGLCGKCEGTLVSGTNSRGLPTYRCGAHFHLSRQREPVDAMVTEAVLTRLSSVDVHDLVVPVDDDGPNREELLSERNALVERVKELSPLLGDVSQPVLEITGAINDVKARIDEIDGELLDRSVSVVAKLLADVDDPVGTAERRAAVELRWEALDMDRRRMLVDELMTVTVEPISPGHVRFDPDLIRIEPRRD
- a CDS encoding Rep family protein gives rise to the protein MNDTATKHSGPSGRKPSAYVTFTQQLKPEFWPDWDVALILSGDVRAIGEEVVRRYEAVGGDCQGFWIIKHDKDVLADGCPKDDHVHVVLQQSPGRKVEGKLQCTAMDQAFGFGGKSIVKGPPRGGRIENAHGYLIHAKDPDKHQYGVEEVISLRGKDYAEIEAEHRDAWARRAVIGRKAAIPMKEWAELGDTLVQKVLDGEVDELNILRDKTLMDIYTRNEMKVNLALKNRAKREMLFEVEKLRAGVFQKTVIWAMGASDQGKSYLVESIAAELSASLDWSVFRATAKNGPDDYNGESIFMMNEPSSRVMEWADFLQLLDPRQAGPISARYANKRDAAPRLILIAVAVDPVEFGFFVPGKRSSGDSLDQLVRRLTLMVEARKVDGEPHYTVSTVGENLPRERVISIPGGVDSSRSERVTIGYGESVTIKDLDHASAVDVVLGEVAKRSPDAGLVVEEARRFSAHAEDQQARSLLSELVARGVITGETPALAKGGAA
- a CDS encoding relaxase/mobilization nuclease domain-containing protein, whose translation is MSTTRYSPSTSAADTERYIRGKEDERGVAITCDVPGGPGAFARRAQALTQNTKRNVEALHYRQSFSDEEFDPKNPEDVQRVNDLGYQLAKRMHPDSDCLVVTHTDGRGGKAHNHVLVVNHNNRTGKALSDYRTFHDRKAGSQRGVQSVNDELMREHGLSVVKTLEYAPKDWELRREDFAEGGLDREMGDRMSAALADPRATDKAGLEAVIEDQNQQLGDDGDRVPRMRLRTAVSKRGKNVGRETWTLYIEDRRGESGRAERRKRTSALSADFTPEGAQAFLDYHQQQEEQEHERSAREAEAAERAERIAAAARQCRDDGDLELDPRRRRGAEREDRPADRGAEEARGLREGHGRGDEQADRPGVDLADVRQHVAADRECREQAERDREHARRVRAESRREATECRLAELDRRGAEESRGYSLGD
- a CDS encoding ABC-2 transporter permease — translated: MIVEAQKNHAATASAIEKLQAQADESKALVSKVGGAVQRIEKRTEERVQKAVEQVTGEAGQVVTANLDASNERAEQIIATTARLEARQLWSSAAAMCLVLLPVAVIVAGLWMAVAGLITGAQWALDVDGSTWLGIGRWLVVAVGLAGLGYGFFVSIRRVAQIVGTWTKRR